The genomic DNA GCGCACCTGGACATCTTCCATGTGCTCGACGTGGGCCAGACCAAGCCCAATCCTGAATACTACATGCAGTCCATGGACGTTTTCATCGACAAGGCCCTGAACCGTATGCGCAGCCGCTACGCCAAGGCCCTGGACGGCATCAGCCACGAATTCCACTGCTGGGAAGGACTGCCCTACGTTGAAATTCTCAAGCGCGCCCGCCAGGAGAATGCGGACATGATAATCATGGCCCAATACTCGTCCAGCGAGGACCACGCAAAGCCCTCGGTGGGCTCCACCACCATCCAGGTGGCGCTCTCCCCGGGCTGCCCCGCCGTCCTCGTCAACTACCGCGTGCGCACGTGCATCTAGGAGAACACATGGTCCGAACGGCAGCCATCCTGAGCGCTCTCGCCTGCCTTCTGCTGGTAGCCGCCTGTGGCGTGCCCAAGCAGAAAATCGCCGTGTCCACCGATCCGCTGGGCGCGACCGTGTACGCGGACGGCAAAAAAACCTGCGGGGCAACGCCCTGCTCGGTCAGTCTGGACCGGCAGTCCGACCACCTCCTGACCATCGTTAAGGAAGGATACAAGCAGGAAGAGATAATGATCCGCCGCCGGTTCAAACCGGACCGGGCCATCCGGGACGGGGTCATCTCCGGCATCATCAAGGGCGCGGACCCCAAGGATGTGGCCTCGGAGGCGGCCCGAGAAGTGGATGAACAGGAACGTAGCGGCGAAGCCTACGTGCTGGACCCGTCCATCGTGACCATCAAGCTGACGCCTGCGGGCGCGGGAATCTGAACCATGGCATACCGGCGTACTACCGACCGACCCAAACGGCTGAGGAAGGCGAAAAGCGTCAGCGACGCCCTGCCCGGCTTCCTGAAGGGACTGGACAGGAGCGGCGGACGCGACCTTGTCCGCCTGTGGCGCGCCTGGGACGAACTCTTGGGCGACGTGGCCCAAATGGCCCGCCCGCTTGGCCATCGCGGCGGGAGGCTTGTCCTGGCGGCCGACGATCCCATCGTCATGCAGGAAGCCCATTACCTCGGCCCCATGATCCTCGAACGGGTCAATGGATTTTTAGGCAAGGAAGTCTTTGACAAAGTGGTGTTCGAGTTGCTAAACGGCAGAGTTCCTTTGGACGGAGAAGTCCGGCCGGAGGCTCCCGAGCCTCCGAGGAAACTTAAAAAACCTGAGAAGTTAGGCAGCCTGAATGATAAGCTGGACCCGGATTCGCCGGTTGGCAGATGTTACCGGGCCTATCAGCGATTGTTTGACGACTCGTAACCCACATCCTCTTCAGGATCCTTTTTAAGGAGTACACCATGAGTGAAGAAGTAAAAGAGATTTCCTTTGACGAGCTTGGCCTGACCAAGCCCCTCGAAAAGATGACCGCCAAGGAGCTGCGTGCCCTGTGCATGGAAAAGCTCCCCATGATTACCGGCGCATCCGGCAAGGAAAAGGAAGAGCTGGTTCAGGAGATCAAGGACGTCTTCGGCATCGTCGAAGAAGAGCAGATCTCCCCGTACAAGCGCCAGATCCACGAGATCAAGAAGCAGATCCGCGCCATGCGCGTGCAGCGTGGTGAGATTGAAGACCGTGCCCTGCGCGACCGTCTGCGCCGTAAAATCAACAAACTGAAGAAGCGCACCCGCCGACTCGCCCGGGCTGTGTAAATTTCTTTAAAAAAGAAGTTGACATAAAGAGGCATAGCCCTTAAATCATCTTCTCGCTGCTGGGCTGTCGTTCAATTGGCAGGACGACGGGTTCTGGCTCCGTTAATCAAGGTTCGAGTCCTTGCAGCCCAGCCAAATTTGCGTCCCCATCGTCTAGCCTGGTCCAGGACGACGGCCTTTCACGCCGTTAACAGGGGTTCAAATCCCCTTGGGGACGCCAAGGAAATTAAAGGCCTTACGCACATCGCGTAAGGCCTTTTCCTTTTCACGTGTCACCCGCAAGTGTCATTTTTCCGGGATCAGCTCCCGACCGCATCGCCCAGGGCCGCATCCAGGGCATCCACGGCACCGGTGGTCTTCTTCACCCGGAGGATGTAGCGCTGGGTCGTGGCGATGGACTTGTGCCGAAGCAGGTGCTTCACTTCCATGATGGTCGCACCGTTGTCGATAGCCACTCGGGCCGCCAGGTGGCGGATGCCGTGAAAACCGAACGGCTTCACCCCGGCTTCGGCGCACAACCGCTTCAGCCACCGATTGTTAGGGTCCAGAAGACCGTTGAACCGATTGCCAAAGACCAGGTCCTCGGCGCCGGACACCAGCTTCCATTCGGCCAGCTTGGCGCGAAGCCCTGCGGACATGGGGAGCTCGTCGAATTCCGCGTTTCCGCTTCGCCGCTTCCGTGTCCAGTAGCCGACAAGCCCGGAACCGAAGTCCACTTCGCTCCACTTGAGCTGCCAGAGCTCGCTCCTGCGCGGCGCGGTATGGAAGGCCAGCAACAGCAGTTGCCGACGACGAGGTCCGGCCAAGCCCACCGTCTTGCGGAAGTCGTCCAAAGGCGGGACGTATCGCGGATGGCGATCCTCGGGGAACCTGTCCACATGCTGAAAGGGGATGTCCCGGTCCAGATTGAGGTACTTGATTCCCCACACCCAGGCGGCGGCCAGATTCTTGCGGTCCTTGTTGGCCGAATTCCCGGACACTACCCTGGCTACCCCGGTCAGGTGTTCCAAGGCCACATGAAGACTGATTCGCCCGACCAGCGACCGGTCGTCCCTGAGGAAAGACCCCAGTCGCTGGAAAGCCAACCGCTTTTCGTTGTAGGTCTTCCGGCACATAGTTGCCTCGACGTGATCGAGGTAACGATTCGCCCATTCCGTCACGGTCAGAGCCCGGCCAATCACATCGGCCTTGGCAGGGTTTTTCTGGTCGGCCACCTTCAATGCCTTGACGGTTTCGCCTTCCCAGTCCTCTGCCTGTCTCTTGGTTTCAAAGAACTTCGTGCGCCTGATGATCGGACCATGTGTCGGGGTGAAACGCACCACGCCCCTCCACCGTTTTCCTTCCTTGTAAGGCATATTTTCTCCTGCAGGGAAGGTCGCTTACCATTATTGAAGTTACCAAATGCCATGACGATCCGTCAAATCGGACCGACTTGCGCCTTCGTCCGAGACTGGCGTCTTTTCTGCATGGCCGACCTGGCCCCTGGCGATGTACGCCTTGAGCAGATCATGGTGAAATCGGATGCCCCGTTTCCCAATCCGAAAAGCCCCCAGCGCGGCAAGCATGGCCGGAGTTCTGACCAAGCTTTCCGAACAATTCAGGATTCGGGCGACATCCTTGACCTTCAATGCGTTCGACATGCGACCTAAACCAAAAGGTTAAACACTTGTCCCGGTGCGGGACTCCCAGCCAACCCTTCAGTTTAAGCACGCCGGTATCTTTGAGAGCAAGGAACCGGAAACGGATATTTTTGTTTTTTTACAAGTATTGCTCCTGTCCAGTGAAAGTCCTCCCCACCCATCGGTTTGAGCCGATGGGCGGGGAGGACGGTTCCATGGGTGAGACAAATCGCCTGGGCGATTTGTCTCACCCATGGAACCTCACCCCAAAAGGAAACCCCGCCGAAGCGGGGTCCTGTCACTGACTACTGCCAAGGTAGGCATCGGACACATCCCGCCTTCCTGCGGAATGTCCTGCGGTCACTTCGATTTCGTCACGGGCTTCGGCGTCAAGCCGAGGCCATTCATCCCCTGCCACGTCATAAGCAGTTTGTTGGAAGACTTTTACTGAAGGGTGCTGATTGGGCGGTTGGAAGCCCGTGTGTTCAACGTACAGGCGGTGAAACCGTTCATGACGGTTGCTGTGCAGCGTCCACCCACTTTCTTTCTTGGTGAACCCGCAAAGCCTAGCCGCGTAGGACAGTTTTTCCTGCCACTTGTCGCCCATCCCTTCAGGCATGAGATTATGTACCCCCGGTCTGTTGGATTGGCTGGTATATGGCAACGCCCGTTCCAGGGCTTCCTGCTGCTTGTCGGACAGATTGGTCAGCGTCCTCGGCCGTCCCCCTTTCGTCCCATACTGGACGAGCAGGCTGCGGCCTTCCCTGTCCCAGTCCGTGACCAAATCGACTTTGGCCGACTCTTCTCGACGAAGACCAAGTTCCCATTGCAGGCGAATTTGGGCGGCACACCGGGGACCGTATTCATAGCCAAACTCGTTTTCCAGCTTGTCGATTGCCCCCTGCACGAAGGCGGGGGCAACCGCTTTGCTGTTGGCGTTGGCAATGCTGCCCCGCCGGACGTCAAACGCGTCATTGGTCGGGCTGATGCCAGTATTTCCGTAGGCCTTGCAAAGGTCACGGGCCGCCGAAAAAATTTCGGCGATGCGCCCGTCACCCTTGCCTTCTTCCTGCATTTGCCGGGCAACAGCCGCAAAATGCTTGTTCGTGACATTGGTCCATTTGCGAACCCCGAACCCTTCACGGCGAAGCCGCTTGGCAAAGGCTCGGGCATTCTGACGGACCCTGTGCTGCTTCGAGCGCGAACCGGACAGGGTTGCCCTGTTCGCGCCCAGTACCAGACTGATGGATTTTGTCATGAAATTCTCCTTTCTGAAGTTCGGGGCAGCGCCCCAGGACAAAGCAGGTCGGACCTTCCCCGTTTGCCGGGGAATGACCTGCCTATGGCGCGAATACGCCACACAACAACCGACACGGGACAAATCAATGTCCGTTTCCCACTGAAGGAAAATTCAAGAATCCATTTAATAGGGGGTGCCACCACGCAGACTCGTTCGTCCTGCGCATAAAGCGGTGGCCGTGGGGGAATTTCGACAACGGCAGATTTCTAGATACCTGTCGTTTGTCCGGCGGGGGTGCTGTGTTTCAGCCTGGCGTTTGGCTGTGAAAGTGTGCCGTTTGGAAATGAACGGCAGCGAAGTGTTTGGTGTTACGGCATGTTAGTGCCAACTTAAGCGTTCATCAGTTTAGACTGTCGTCGAAACTTATGAACGCGCCTGAACGCGATTTACCTCCTTTGTATTACCGACGTAACCTATGGTTATGCTCCGAGGATACGACGCCACCAAAGCGGCGCGCAAGAGGCTGCGGCAAAAAATCTGCCTCTCACCGTTTTTATCGCTGCGAGCATGACTCAAGCAGTCGCCGGGGAAAGGCCAAGCCCTTCGGGCGGACCCTTCGCGGTCCGGCCTTGCCCCGACGACTTTGCTTGCGTCGTCATTTACGCAGGCGACGGCGAGAGGGATGGCGACTCCGGCTCAAGGGATATGCCTTGGTCCTGCCTCACCCATTCAAGAAAGGCTAGAAAGTGCTTTGCCATTTTTTTCGATTCAGTTATTAATAAACTAATTGCGTTACGACATTAATAAGGTAGTTAATAAACCATGTCTGAAAATCAAGTCGTCGACCTCACCCCTGAAAAAACCCCGGAACAATCTCTCAAGGAAGAAGTCGGGCTTTATCTGAAGCTTGTCCGGGATACTCAGGGCAAACCTTTGAACTGGGTCGCCCAGAAGTTGGGATACTCCAACTCGTTCATATCCCAGATCGAGAAAGGGCGCGCTCCCATTCCGCTGGATCGGGTCCTAGACTTTTCCTTGGCCTATGACCTCCCCATACCGGAGTTCGTTCGTATCGTTCTCGTCACCATGCACAACGACACGTATAAGGCGTTGATGAGCATACTGGAAAATGATCCGGAAATGGCCCATGCAGCTAAGCAGTGCCACTCGACGAACGATGCGAAACTACGAGCCAAACGACGTAAAGCCCTCAATCCGGGACTGAGCTCAAAGTCCCTTGATCGGATGCGAGAATTCATCCTGAAAAACCAAAAACCGGCATACGGGAAACCGATGGCAGGCGACGCTTGAAAGACCTTCGGAAACAAGACTATCTGGGAGTGACTTCATCTTCGGAAGACGGCGACATCCACAACAATGACGCATACCTGTTTTTGGAGAATTGTCCTGCCCATCGGTACGAAGCCATAATCACGGACCCGCCCTACGAAATCGGAATTGCAAGCAAGGAATGGGATTGTAAAGAGCTACAGATCGACGTCCTGGCTTACCAGTTCCATCGGGTCCTGAAACCTGGAGGCAATGTTTTTGTCTTCTGCTCGGACTTCCAATTCGGCACCTGGTATCGAGAGCTCTCCCGCTACTTCACCAAGTTGCGCAAGTATGCTTGGTGCAAGCCTGATTCGGTCGGATACAACAAAGGTATGTTTCAGGAAAGCTTTGAACTCGGGCTGCATGCCTGCTCGGACGATTCATACTTCGACATGGGGAATTATTATAAAAATCATACCGTCACAGGAAAAACATCGGGAAAGGAACGGATAATGCCAGACCCAGATGAAGAGTGGACAAAGGGAAAAGGCTCCAAGGCCCTTCATCCCACTCAAAAATCTCTGGAGGTAATCAAAAACCTGGTTACCGCATTGAGCAAAGAAGGCGACACGATTCTTGATCCCTTTTCCGGCACCGGTACTCTAGGGGTCGCAGCCAAGCAGTTGGGCAGGAAATTTGAACTGGTCGAGTATGGATTCCGAAACCACATTGCGGCTTGGGATAGGATTCTGGGGAGAGATTTAACCAGCTAGAGGCATTAACAATCAAACGTTCGTTGGTAGCCACCGCAAACGCCCATCAGAGTTTGATGGAAATTTCGTGTGACTTCATTAGAGCTTATAATCTTCGATCCGTCCTACTGTTCCTTTTCCCCCGAGAAATTAACAAAATCGACCCCGATTCTGGAATTCCAATCACCAGTAATCGTTAAAAATCTACTGGCATATTCCGGACGCAACTGTCCTATTACCTCGAATTCGTGTTCATGAAATACCAAAGAAGGACTCCCATCGTGCTCTTCGGTACAAATCGTTTTCAACGTCAGTGTGCTGTCGTCATTCAGATATCCGCCGTCTTGTGTGTAAAAGATATAGGACTGCGGCTGTCGGCTGTTTCCTTGGAGGATTTGGAATGCTTGTATTTTACCATCGACATTGATGAATAAATGGTTAGCTTGCGTCGCAACCGACAACACTCGGTCCAATTTTGCGTCACGCTGAATTCTCAACGCTTCGAAATAGTTGGCCGGAGACAACAGCCCCCTATATCCGCCCCCCTTTTTATCTCTTCCCGGGACAAGGTCGCAGGCAGGCGTAGCGCAAATCCAGATACGATTTTTCTTATCTTTTTGGCGAAAAATCATCCCCGTCGTCATGTGCCCGGTTTCCAAGGGTTGGCAGCAAAGGGTTGCGTTGACGTTTAGGAAAAACTGCCGCTCATCTTCACATTTGAGCTTTTCCAACTTTGTAGCAAGATTGAATTGATTTTCCTCGGCACAAGAGTCGGTACAATGCGATAATAAACGGCTACCAAAATCCGTTGTTCTCTTTTGGACCTCGAAGGAAAGTACCGAAAGTGCCTTTCTCATCAAATCGCCAAATCTCAACTCCGAAACCCTTTCCGAATTCGATGCACGGCACTCGGCCGTCAAGGCACGATAAAGCAAAGCGGCACGGGTTTCCTTGTCCCCGAAGGCTTGTTCGAGAATATTCGTCCCTCCCTCCTTCAACGTGTTGATGCTTTTGTGAATAAGCATCGATATGGGGGATGGGACATACGTCGTCAAACAGTCTTTCAAAATTCCCAGCAGAGTCTTTACAGTGGCTTCTGCTTTGTTTTTATGGACGACGGCGATGAAGACTCCCTTGCCACATATCCAAGGTGACTGGTCCGAGGCCGTCCCGCAGCCTCGCAAAAGGGAATCCACACGCACGGGACTGTTCGGGAATCTTGTGTTCGCGTATGCCTCAAATGCGTTTTCGAGATCCTCTTCTTTCGGTGAGCCTTTCAATTCCTGTTTTTTATACCAATCCGCGAGAGGAGCTAATTCACCGGAAAGATAATCGGCCAAATATCCCCCAAGCACTTCTCCAGGAATTTCCCCGAGACGTCGAGCTGCTCCCTTACTTATTTTTGCCTGCTCGTTTTTCCCGCGAAGGAAATGCGCGATTTCATGCGCGACCTCAAACGGGTCGTTGTTGGTATAAACGACTACCAAGTTGAACCTTTTAGTATTGTTCAACAGTTCGAGGATCTCCAGCGCAGATCGTCCGCTATCCGTTTTGTCATCCAAGATGAAATCAAGAACCACGAAGTCGGCTTTATTGATAAAACTTGCCTCTTTTTCATAGCCGAGCGCGGTTTTGGCAGTATTCTCAACATCGAAGATGTACCCACACTCCCGGCATGACCGGGTCAAATTCAACGCGCGTTCGACATCGGGCAGAATCGGCTCTTCTCCACTATCAACAGAACGCTTCTGCTTGCCTGCGAAGAGGTCTGCATACTGCGCATCATCTTCCTGCTTCAGGGCTTCAGCGTCGGGGACGACCTCTTCGGTTTCAATTCCGTTGATTGCGTCGGCATACGTCGGAAATTTGTCGTCGATGAACAAGACGCTTTTAATCGGGTCGATGTATACTTCCTGGATCAGTTCGGCAGCATTAGGCATTTTCGGCGTCCTTGAATTCGATGACGAAATTTGCTCCTTCCAAAGGATGCGGGTCGGAGTCCTTGGCGTATCTTATCGTATGGTGAGCAACGGCCAGGTTTTGGCGGCACAAATACAGCCCGACACCACGACCGTTGGTTCTTCGTGTAAAAAACAACTGAAACAGGTTTTCCAAATCGTCCTTGTCGACACCCTTGCCGGTGTCCGACACGACGGCTTTCCCGTCTATGAAATCCAATTGGACGATCCGCCTTTCTCCGAACTGGACCCAGTAAAGAGAATTGTTCACCAGATTGATGAAAGTGGGATAAATCCGAGAGGGTAGATCGCGAATGGCCAATCTTTCGAAAGCAGGCGTTACGATGAAATCGATACGGAACTTTTCAAAGGTATCCCCGAAAAACTCGCGGAGATAATCGCCGATCTCTTTGCCTGTGATACGGATACGATTACGATATGCCGTTTTCTTCAAAGGGGTGAGAAAACGCAGACGATCCGTCAGCTGGGAAAAAGCTTCGAGGGCATTTTTGTATGTCGTCAAGTCTCTGACCGCTTTGGGCATTCGACGGAGATAGGTGGAGACTTGCGATTCCAGAGCCTCAAGTTCGTGACCTATGATTTCCACGCTGATACCCAACTGGGCGACGCTATGGAGGAGCTGGACCTTTTCTTCCAGTTTGGCGTTTTCCTGATCGGTCCAGAAAAATGCGCCTTCGATATCCACATCCTCGACGACCTGGGAAAGACTGTTGATGATGGCGGAATACTTAATTTCGAAGTCGTCGCGAAGCTCGGCATGTTTGGCATCCAACAAGTTTAAAACCGGAGCCAACCCCTCGCCTTGCTCCAATCGCTTGACGGCCAACGCTGCATTTTTATTGTAAAGCTTTCTGTCTTCAAACGCATTGTTGTCCCATCGGACACGGAGCGAGTCCAAGTTATCTTTTATCGTTTTCAGATAGCCGTTGATTTGGCTGGAAAGCCGCGATTCGTTACTGTGAAAACGGCTTAACACAATACGTTTAGGATCCCCTAAAAGCCCTTCTGCTTCGCATTTTGCCAAGTCTTTTTTAAGGGTCTCGAGTGCGGAACAAAATTCTCCATATGCGTCTCGAAAAGCCCTGTAGTCTTCCTCATTTTTGCCCAACGTAGCAG from Pseudodesulfovibrio thermohalotolerans includes the following:
- a CDS encoding PEGA domain-containing protein; its protein translation is MVRTAAILSALACLLLVAACGVPKQKIAVSTDPLGATVYADGKKTCGATPCSVSLDRQSDHLLTIVKEGYKQEEIMIRRRFKPDRAIRDGVISGIIKGADPKDVASEAAREVDEQERSGEAYVLDPSIVTIKLTPAGAGI
- a CDS encoding integrase domain-containing protein, whose amino-acid sequence is MTKSISLVLGANRATLSGSRSKQHRVRQNARAFAKRLRREGFGVRKWTNVTNKHFAAVARQMQEEGKGDGRIAEIFSAARDLCKAYGNTGISPTNDAFDVRRGSIANANSKAVAPAFVQGAIDKLENEFGYEYGPRCAAQIRLQWELGLRREESAKVDLVTDWDREGRSLLVQYGTKGGRPRTLTNLSDKQQEALERALPYTSQSNRPGVHNLMPEGMGDKWQEKLSYAARLCGFTKKESGWTLHSNRHERFHRLYVEHTGFQPPNQHPSVKVFQQTAYDVAGDEWPRLDAEARDEIEVTAGHSAGRRDVSDAYLGSSQ
- a CDS encoding ATP-binding protein; translation: MSEEVKEISFDELGLTKPLEKMTAKELRALCMEKLPMITGASGKEKEELVQEIKDVFGIVEEEQISPYKRQIHEIKKQIRAMRVQRGEIEDRALRDRLRRKINKLKKRTRRLARAV
- a CDS encoding response regulator receiver domain; translation: MPNAAELIQEVYIDPIKSVLFIDDKFPTYADAINGIETEEVVPDAEALKQEDDAQYADLFAGKQKRSVDSGEEPILPDVERALNLTRSCRECGYIFDVENTAKTALGYEKEASFINKADFVVLDFILDDKTDSGRSALEILELLNNTKRFNLVVVYTNNDPFEVAHEIAHFLRGKNEQAKISKGAARRLGEIPGEVLGGYLADYLSGELAPLADWYKKQELKGSPKEEDLENAFEAYANTRFPNSPVRVDSLLRGCGTASDQSPWICGKGVFIAVVHKNKAEATVKTLLGILKDCLTTYVPSPISMLIHKSINTLKEGGTNILEQAFGDKETRAALLYRALTAECRASNSERVSELRFGDLMRKALSVLSFEVQKRTTDFGSRLLSHCTDSCAEENQFNLATKLEKLKCEDERQFFLNVNATLCCQPLETGHMTTGMIFRQKDKKNRIWICATPACDLVPGRDKKGGGYRGLLSPANYFEALRIQRDAKLDRVLSVATQANHLFINVDGKIQAFQILQGNSRQPQSYIFYTQDGGYLNDDSTLTLKTICTEEHDGSPSLVFHEHEFEVIGQLRPEYASRFLTITGDWNSRIGVDFVNFSGEKEQ
- a CDS encoding tyrosine-type recombinase/integrase, which gives rise to MPYKEGKRWRGVVRFTPTHGPIIRRTKFFETKRQAEDWEGETVKALKVADQKNPAKADVIGRALTVTEWANRYLDHVEATMCRKTYNEKRLAFQRLGSFLRDDRSLVGRISLHVALEHLTGVARVVSGNSANKDRKNLAAAWVWGIKYLNLDRDIPFQHVDRFPEDRHPRYVPPLDDFRKTVGLAGPRRRQLLLLAFHTAPRRSELWQLKWSEVDFGSGLVGYWTRKRRSGNAEFDELPMSAGLRAKLAEWKLVSGAEDLVFGNRFNGLLDPNNRWLKRLCAEAGVKPFGFHGIRHLAARVAIDNGATIMEVKHLLRHKSIATTQRYILRVKKTTGAVDALDAALGDAVGS
- a CDS encoding DNA-methyltransferase translates to MKDLRKQDYLGVTSSSEDGDIHNNDAYLFLENCPAHRYEAIITDPPYEIGIASKEWDCKELQIDVLAYQFHRVLKPGGNVFVFCSDFQFGTWYRELSRYFTKLRKYAWCKPDSVGYNKGMFQESFELGLHACSDDSYFDMGNYYKNHTVTGKTSGKERIMPDPDEEWTKGKGSKALHPTQKSLEVIKNLVTALSKEGDTILDPFSGTGTLGVAAKQLGRKFELVEYGFRNHIAAWDRILGRDLTS
- a CDS encoding DUF721 domain-containing protein, which encodes MAYRRTTDRPKRLRKAKSVSDALPGFLKGLDRSGGRDLVRLWRAWDELLGDVAQMARPLGHRGGRLVLAADDPIVMQEAHYLGPMILERVNGFLGKEVFDKVVFELLNGRVPLDGEVRPEAPEPPRKLKKPEKLGSLNDKLDPDSPVGRCYRAYQRLFDDS
- a CDS encoding helix-turn-helix domain-containing protein, which codes for MSENQVVDLTPEKTPEQSLKEEVGLYLKLVRDTQGKPLNWVAQKLGYSNSFISQIEKGRAPIPLDRVLDFSLAYDLPIPEFVRIVLVTMHNDTYKALMSILENDPEMAHAAKQCHSTNDAKLRAKRRKALNPGLSSKSLDRMREFILKNQKPAYGKPMAGDA